In Collimonas arenae, a single genomic region encodes these proteins:
- a CDS encoding S1C family serine protease: MRRFWLLFAQTVTIGLAILFIVTTLKPDWLNGSLTSSRLHIAASKVPLQEAAPGTIAPSSYRQASQRAMPSVVNVFTSKDAKPPSPEVLEDPLLRKFFGDRGDDADDRQSSLGSGVIVSSQGYILTNNHVVEAADEIEVALADGRTTTAKVVGTDPETDLAVIKIDLPNLPAITLGRADEASVGDVVLAIGNPFGVGQTVTMGIISALGRSHLGINQFENFIQTDAAINPGNSGGALIDTNGNLLGINTAIYSRTGGSLGIGFAVPMTTAKTVMESIINTGHMVRGYIGVEPQDITPELAESFGLTRKTGAIIAGVIKSGPADKAGLKPGDILVAIEGKPIADSTDMTNLIAQLPPGSKAKLTILRKTQETTVEAVIGKRPPMKREAE; encoded by the coding sequence CCTGTTCATTGTAACGACCTTGAAGCCGGATTGGCTAAACGGTTCGCTGACCAGCTCGCGCCTGCATATTGCAGCCTCCAAGGTGCCGTTGCAGGAAGCCGCGCCAGGCACGATCGCGCCGAGTTCTTATCGCCAGGCCTCGCAGCGTGCAATGCCGTCGGTGGTGAATGTCTTCACCAGCAAGGACGCTAAACCGCCTAGCCCGGAAGTGCTGGAAGATCCGTTGCTGCGCAAGTTTTTCGGCGATCGTGGCGATGATGCGGATGACCGGCAATCAAGCCTGGGATCCGGCGTCATCGTCAGCTCGCAAGGCTATATCCTGACAAACAACCACGTTGTCGAAGCCGCCGATGAAATCGAGGTAGCGCTGGCCGATGGCCGCACCACCACTGCCAAAGTAGTCGGCACCGATCCGGAAACCGACCTGGCCGTGATCAAGATCGACTTGCCTAACCTGCCTGCAATCACCCTCGGTCGGGCGGACGAAGCCAGCGTTGGCGACGTGGTGCTGGCGATCGGCAATCCGTTCGGCGTTGGCCAAACCGTCACCATGGGGATTATTTCCGCCCTCGGTCGCAGCCATCTCGGCATTAACCAGTTTGAAAACTTCATCCAGACCGACGCCGCCATCAATCCGGGCAATTCCGGCGGCGCCCTGATCGATACCAACGGCAACCTGCTGGGGATCAATACGGCAATTTATTCACGCACCGGCGGCTCGCTCGGGATCGGCTTTGCAGTGCCCATGACAACCGCAAAAACCGTGATGGAATCGATCATCAACACCGGCCACATGGTGCGTGGCTATATCGGCGTCGAACCTCAGGACATCACGCCAGAGCTGGCCGAAAGCTTCGGCCTGACGCGCAAGACCGGCGCCATCATTGCCGGCGTCATCAAAAGCGGCCCGGCCGACAAGGCAGGCCTGAAGCCGGGCGACATCCTGGTGGCGATCGAAGGCAAGCCGATTGCCGACAGCACCGACATGACCAACCTGATCGCCCAACTGCCTCCCGGCAGCAAGGCCAAACTGACGATATTGCGCAAGACGCAGGAAACCACCGTTGAGGCCGTCATCGGCAAACGCCCTCCGATGAAACGCGAAGCGGAATAA